From Vanessa cardui chromosome 11, ilVanCard2.1, whole genome shotgun sequence, the proteins below share one genomic window:
- the LOC124533808 gene encoding serine/threonine-protein kinase fused yields the protein MESYNVISFVGEGSFGRVFKAKHKDTDAVVALKVIRKKGRSSKDLKNLRQECDIQRQLNHPNIIRMIDSFDTESELVVVTEYAEKELHGILAKEGCLNEDLVKKITWDLVSALYYLHSHRVLHRDLKPQNVLLDMSGRAKLCDFGLARIMTNTTHILTSIKGTPLYMAPELIDEKPYDHQADLWSLGCIVYELMAGQPPFCTMSIWQLVRMIRHKPVQWPSFISPEARSFLQGLLHKDPAKRMSWPEILEHPFIAGHVLILPEDKQSDSPFTKPLSCSQQEAKFLQTEKICKNSKLANKAMKAESEIKTETREHDLRNVRGVMQAMEFVPMSDDDSIRATSAFSVRDSLKTDDEDQSQPLTAANAKLLRHEFNVMNNSNLVVCNLEKNLAQLMANPKSDMNKMHKIDEEKQDIQKDPLNNAEIEPHGEKQDLDAKQKSKTSDTASQSLENPKSSTKCSSEVSSGLSRSVPPSYKQKILQFSRDKLRFASGGNRLTRSIKRSFHFSRSLDKNKDSQRRTSEPAIEISSNVEKKVTDKIKYSKEDKDEDIEKCEIIDDTPDDKNIANNDCIVKKEEKQEEKEPSSIELEEWEAFLNSNITEVMEGDVESLTQLNMVSMVVGVVCVAARGAGGARVCGAVAALLALPALSHALPRHTLLNMQDVYLEAKVVYNFVAAINTLMKDSRNIDEGTEERVQGVGRMVEVCAWLCVRSCRAVRQFATAVAAYGAHPVFTDLLRLYAKTPRIGLNIIGILITVLQDLPEHADVVEKILFDDKNFNFMKLLEQSSDALRMRVCILISLLCTFSCTAFSAAMESKWTKKESDSLESLQSHCNVTLNRAARLATKELTNMPFYLS from the exons atggaaAGTTATAATGTTATATCATTTGTTGGAGAGGGATCGTTTGGTCGTGTTTTTAAAGCTAAACATAAAGATACTGATGCTGTTGTAGCTTTAAAAGTTATACGAAAG AAAGGCAGATCATCAAAAGATTTAAAGAATTTAAGACAAGAATGCGACATACAAAGGCAGTTAAATCATCCAAATATAATTCGTATGATTGACAGTTTTGATACGGAGTCCGAGTTAGTTGTTGTTACAGAGTATGCTGAAAAAGAATTACACGGAATACTTGCTAAAGAAGGCTGTTTAAATGAAGaccttgttaaaaaaattacttgggATTTAGTGTCTGCTCTGTATTATCTTCATTCTCACAGAGTTCTACACAG GGATCTAAAGCCGCAAAATGTGCTATTGGATATGTCAGGCCGAGCAAAGCTTTGTGATTTTGGACTTGCTCGTATAATGACTAACACAACTCATATTCTTACTTCAATTAAAGGAACACCGTTATATATGGCCCCTGAATTAATAGACGAGAAACCTTATGACCACCAG GCTGATCTATGGTCCCTCGGCTGCATTGTGTATGAATTAATGGCTGGTCAGCCTCCATTTTGTACAATGTCCATCTGGCAACTAGTAAGAATGATTAGACACAAGCCAGTGCAATGGCCCAGTTTCATCAGTCCCGAAGCAAGATCATTTTTACAG ggCCTGTTACACAAAGACCCAGCGAAAAGAATGAGTTGGCCGGAAATATTAGAACACCCTTTCATAGCTGGACATGTTCTCATTCTACCAGAAGACAAACAAAGTGACTCACCATTCACTAAGCCTTTGTCATGCAGCCAACAGGAAGCTAAATTTCTACAGACtgagaaaatttgtaaaaactCAAAACTAGCCAACAA agCTATGAAAGCGGAAAGTGAAATTAAAACTGAAACTAGAGAGCATGATTTGAGAAATGTTCGTGGTGTGATGCAGGCAATGGAGTTTGTCCCGATGTCAGACGATGACAGTATCAGAGCGACAAGTGCGTTTAGTGTGCGTGACAGTTTAAAAACAGACGATGAAGACCAATCACAGCCATTAACAGCGGCAAATGCTAAATTATTAAGGCATGAATTTAATGTTATGAATAATTCTAACCTAGTCGTTTGTAATCTCGAAAAGAATTTGGCACAACTAATGGCTAATCCTAAAAGCGATATGaataaaatgcataaaattGATGAAGAAAAACAAGACATTCAAAAAGATCCTCTTAATAATGCTGAAATTGAACCTCACGGTGAGAAGCAAGACCTGGATGCGAAACAAAAGTCGAAAACATCAGACACTGCATCGCAAAGCTTGGAAAATCCGAAAAGTTCAACGAAATGCAGTAGCGAAGTTAGTTCTGGTTTAAGCAGAAGCGTTCCACCGTCATACAAGCAAAAGATATTACAATTTTCAAGGGATAAACTAAGGTTTGCCAGTGGTGGTAATAGGTTAACAAGGAGTATTAAAAGGTCATTCCACTTTAGTAGAAGCTTAGACAAAAATAAGGATAGCCAACGACGGACTAGTGAACCCGCTATAGAAATTTCTAGTAATGTTGAAAAGAAAGTGACAGATAAAATCAAGTATTCTAAGGAAGACAAGGATGAAGATATTGAGAAGTGTGAAATTATTGATGACACTCCTGATGATAAAAACATTGCGAATAATGATTGTATTGtgaaaaaagaagaaaagcAAGAAG aaaaggaACCGTCCAGTATTGAATTGGAGGAGTGGGAAGCGTTCCTAAACTCTAATATTACTGAAGTAATGGAAGGAGATGTTGAGTCACTAACTCAGCTGAATATg GTGAGCATGGTGGTGGGCGTGGTGTGCGTggcggcgcggggcgcgggcggcgcgcgcgtgTGCGGCGCCGTGGCCGCGCTGCTCGCGCTGCCCGCACTCTCGCACGCACTGCCGCGACACACGCTGCTCAACATGCAGGAC GTTTACCTCGAAGCGAAAGTTGTTTACAACTTTGTGGCCGCAATAAACACGCTAATGAAAGACAGTAGAAATATCGACGAGGGAACCGAAGAAAG AGTGCAAGGCGTGGGGCGCATGGTGGAGGTGTGCGCGTGGCTGTGCGTGCGATCGTGCCGCGCCGTGCGCCAGTTCGCGACGGCCGTGGCCGCGTACGGCGCGCACCCTGTATTCACGGACCTTCTCAGATTGT ACGCAAAAACGCCTCGAATAGGACTGAATATAATCGGTATTCTAATAACAGTCCTACAAGATCTGCCCGAACACGCCGACGTGGTAGAGAAGATACTATTCGACGATAAAAATTTCAACTTCATGAAGCTTCTAGAACAGTCGAGCGATGCTCTGAGGATGAGAGTCTGCATTTTGATAAGTTTGCTCTGCACTTTTTCCTGTACAGCATTTTCCGCGGCGATGGAATCGAAATGGACCAAAAAGGAGAGCGACAGTCTTGAGTCATTGCAATCTCATTGTAATGTAACTTTGAATAGGGCGGCCAGATTAGCTACCAAGGAACTCACCAATATGCCGTTTTATTTAAGCTGA